The Vibrio metoecus sequence GTCGCACCCTACTTCGGTTGGTTGGAATATTAACTCAGGCTGAATTACTGGCAAAAACGCAATACGAACAGCCAGTATGGCCAATCTTGCAGCAACTAAGCCTTGAATGCTGCAATCCTCAGGCAAACCTACCTTTGCCACAGTAAAAGCGTGATATACTGCGCCGTTTTAAGCGAAAGCTATTTTTTATTGATGACATTCAGAGGACATTCTCTTGCAAGGTGAAGCACTTAAAGACTTTCTTTCCGACAAAGCCGACGATATGAAGGCGGTCGATATCGTCACACTTGATGTTCAAGGAAAATCCAGTGTTACCGATTATATGATTGTCTGTACCGGCACCTCGAAAAGACACGTTGCCTCTATTGCGGAGCATGTGGCTAGTGAAGCCAAGCTATCAGGCCTGCAACCGCTCGGCATGAACGGAGAAAATGAAGGTGAGTGGGTAGTTCTAGATATGGGTACTGTGATGCTGCATGTCATGCAAGAAGTACCGCGCGAGCTGTACCAACTGGAAAAACTCTGGGGTTAAGTGTGAAGATTCAACTGATCGCTGTCGGCACCAAAATGCCTAAATGGGTTGAAGAGGGTTTTCAAGAGTACCGTCGCCGTTTCCCTCACGATATGCCGTTAGAATTGGTAGAAATTACTGCGGGTAAACGTGGTAAAAATGCCGATATTGCGCGAATTTTGCAAAAAGAGGGCGAAGCCATGTTGGCTGCGGTACCGAAAGGTAACCGAATCATTACTCTCGATATTCCAGGTAAACGTTGGGATACGGACGAACTTGCAGTACAGCTGGAAAGTTGGAAGCACGACGGCAGAGATGTCTCCATTCTGATTGGCGGGCCTGAAGGCTTGGCCCCCGCTTGTAAAGCCGCTGCCGATCAAAGCTGGTCACTTTCTCCATTGACGTTACCTCACCCTTTAGTGAGAGTGGTTATGGCTGAAAGCTTATACCGAGCTTGGAGTATTACCACTAACCACCCCTATCATCGAGAATAAAGTGCCATGTTACGCCAGCACACCCCCATACGTGACCATCAAGCCGAAACACACCTGTTTCGCAATCGCGCTATTTTCTCATTTTTAGCGATTTTGATCTGCATGGGGCTGCTGGTCACCAACTTATACAATATCCAGATCAATCAGTATCAGGATTACAAAACTCGCTCCAATGATAACCGCATCAAAGTAGTGCCGATCGCACCGAACCGTGGTCTGATTTTTGATCGCAATGGCGTACTGTTGGCCGAAAACCGCCCCGTGTTCAACCTAGAAGTGATCCCAGAAAAAGTCGCCAATATGGATGAAACCATTACGCG is a genomic window containing:
- the rsfS gene encoding ribosome silencing factor → MQGEALKDFLSDKADDMKAVDIVTLDVQGKSSVTDYMIVCTGTSKRHVASIAEHVASEAKLSGLQPLGMNGENEGEWVVLDMGTVMLHVMQEVPRELYQLEKLWG
- the rlmH gene encoding 23S rRNA (pseudouridine(1915)-N(3))-methyltransferase RlmH → MKIQLIAVGTKMPKWVEEGFQEYRRRFPHDMPLELVEITAGKRGKNADIARILQKEGEAMLAAVPKGNRIITLDIPGKRWDTDELAVQLESWKHDGRDVSILIGGPEGLAPACKAAADQSWSLSPLTLPHPLVRVVMAESLYRAWSITTNHPYHRE